A genome region from Fervidobacterium changbaicum includes the following:
- a CDS encoding SRPBCC family protein has product MPISNDEMEFHERFKAPIDVVWKAFYNPNGWDPWFTDGMKIDEDSGEIYFRWFRLTDGQVVTDTGRIVSVVHKRIFSFWWYEYEDGYRSFVELSFQPTSEDETIVTVKDRTFVKDENELHIRYGCAYGWGQMLLLAKVYVERGLILI; this is encoded by the coding sequence ATGCCAATTTCAAATGATGAAATGGAGTTTCATGAAAGGTTCAAAGCCCCTATCGACGTTGTCTGGAAGGCATTCTATAACCCGAATGGCTGGGATCCTTGGTTTACAGATGGTATGAAGATAGATGAGGATAGCGGAGAGATATACTTCCGCTGGTTCAGGCTTACCGACGGACAAGTGGTTACGGACACGGGCAGAATCGTCAGTGTCGTTCACAAACGTATCTTTTCCTTCTGGTGGTACGAATACGAGGACGGTTATCGCTCGTTCGTTGAGCTATCTTTTCAACCAACAAGCGAAGATGAGACAATTGTAACCGTTAAGGATAGGACGTTTGTAAAAGATGAAAACGAGCTCCACATAAGGTACGGCTGTGCGTACGGTTGGGGACAGATGCTCTTGCTTGCCAAGGTGTATGTGGAGCGAGGCCTTATACTTATATGA
- the abc-f gene encoding ribosomal protection-like ABC-F family protein encodes MITIKNLSISFPEKTLFSSFNATVLSRDRIGLMGKNGSGKSTLLKAIAGIFKDYQGEITVQGKVLYMDQYRTFEAKTPYEYYMKVADTPEKQKQVRSILKGLGFPEEDWERDISTFSGGERTKLQLGRLFVEDPDFLLLDEPTNFLDIESIEFLKELLRTFRGGYIIISHDRDFLRNTCEKFWEINNERIWVFDMGFDSYHLERQRIMETQRRQLANIQREIERLRTIIDRYKKWGREKFTKQAKSKEKMLEKMLEELENMPNLYIEEEEKNISIPEPDNTGYVVLEVKNVSWNNLLRNVSFTVYQGDKLAIVGPNGSGKTTLLKIITGQINYTGQVISGYNVKAVYLEQFVDQLDLENTVFDELFEEMPDRPDYVIRAYAGRFGFRGEDVFKTVSDLSGGERQILALAKVLLRKPNVLILDEPTNHMDLETVEALESALKEYKGSVLLVSHDLELIRNVCNRFFTIKNGELVESNEPVFFAKEKKKVEKEKNVDFEEKKKLRNQLKSWKKQVEDLKAREMQITDLLNDLERRMHIEQDYVKLMELMSEKEQLEEELLTIIETSEELERKIRELEATDS; translated from the coding sequence ATGATAACAATTAAGAACCTTTCGATATCCTTTCCAGAAAAAACGCTCTTTTCGAGTTTCAATGCTACCGTACTCTCGAGAGACAGGATAGGTCTGATGGGGAAAAACGGCAGTGGAAAGAGTACGTTGTTGAAGGCGATTGCGGGAATTTTCAAAGACTATCAGGGAGAAATAACGGTCCAAGGTAAAGTGCTTTACATGGACCAATACAGAACTTTTGAAGCAAAGACGCCTTACGAGTACTATATGAAAGTTGCCGATACACCAGAGAAACAAAAGCAAGTGCGGAGTATACTGAAGGGATTAGGTTTTCCGGAAGAGGATTGGGAGAGGGATATTTCAACATTCAGCGGTGGGGAAAGAACGAAATTGCAGTTGGGCAGGCTTTTTGTTGAAGACCCTGATTTTCTGCTGTTGGATGAGCCTACAAACTTTCTTGATATCGAGAGCATAGAGTTTCTGAAAGAATTGCTGAGAACGTTCCGCGGAGGGTATATAATCATCTCGCACGATAGGGATTTTCTCAGAAATACATGCGAGAAGTTTTGGGAGATAAACAACGAGCGCATCTGGGTTTTCGACATGGGCTTCGATAGTTACCATTTGGAGAGGCAAAGGATCATGGAAACTCAAAGAAGACAACTCGCGAATATCCAGCGTGAAATTGAGCGGTTGAGAACGATAATAGACAGGTACAAGAAGTGGGGCAGGGAAAAGTTCACAAAGCAAGCAAAAAGTAAAGAAAAAATGCTTGAAAAGATGCTCGAAGAGCTTGAAAATATGCCAAACCTTTACATTGAGGAAGAGGAGAAAAATATAAGCATTCCGGAACCTGACAACACTGGATACGTTGTTCTTGAGGTCAAAAACGTCTCTTGGAATAATTTACTGAGGAATGTTTCGTTCACCGTGTATCAAGGAGACAAATTAGCGATTGTTGGACCAAATGGCTCTGGTAAAACAACGCTACTGAAGATTATAACTGGGCAGATTAATTACACCGGACAAGTAATTTCTGGATACAATGTAAAAGCCGTTTACCTTGAACAGTTCGTAGACCAACTTGATTTGGAAAATACTGTATTCGACGAGTTGTTTGAGGAAATGCCTGACAGACCGGACTACGTCATCAGGGCATACGCCGGCAGATTTGGATTTCGTGGCGAAGATGTCTTCAAAACGGTTAGCGATTTGAGTGGTGGTGAAAGGCAGATACTTGCATTGGCGAAAGTCTTGCTGAGAAAACCAAACGTTCTTATTCTGGACGAGCCGACGAACCACATGGATTTGGAAACGGTAGAAGCCCTTGAATCGGCACTTAAGGAATATAAAGGGTCAGTTCTGCTGGTCTCTCACGACCTCGAGCTGATTAGAAATGTCTGCAATAGGTTCTTCACCATCAAAAACGGTGAACTAGTTGAATCGAACGAGCCGGTATTTTTTGCCAAAGAAAAAAAGAAGGTTGAGAAGGAGAAGAATGTGGATTTTGAGGAGAAAAAGAAGCTGAGAAATCAGCTGAAAAGCTGGAAGAAACAAGTCGAAGACTTGAAGGCAAGAGAAATGCAGATAACAGATCTGCTAAACGATTTGGAAAGACGGATGCACATAGAACAAGACTACGTTAAACTGATGGAACTGATGAGTGAAAAGGAACAATTGGAAGAAGAATTGCTGACGATAATTGAAACTTCCGAAGAACTTGAAAGAAAGATAAGGGAGTTAGAAGCCACGGACAGTTAA
- a CDS encoding GNAT family N-acetyltransferase: MGKFKQEDHKLTFRVSEDILLELPEEDVMYFSERKITKAKPVVLVFSVEEDDRIEKIGFVEFDLRVLNRNAYITYYVSPVWRGRGLGKLMLKKAFDFAFRELNLHRITAEVYEYNERSLKLLEGLGFHREGILKEAKYHDGRYWDIIILGMLRENWKDR; this comes from the coding sequence ATGGGCAAGTTTAAACAAGAAGATCACAAGTTGACCTTTCGCGTGAGCGAAGATATCTTGTTAGAATTACCTGAAGAAGATGTAATGTACTTTTCTGAAAGAAAAATCACGAAAGCAAAACCTGTTGTACTGGTGTTTTCTGTTGAGGAAGATGATAGGATAGAAAAGATAGGATTTGTTGAATTCGATTTGAGGGTTCTGAATAGGAACGCTTATATAACTTACTATGTGTCACCGGTGTGGCGTGGTAGGGGATTGGGAAAGCTCATGCTGAAAAAGGCCTTTGATTTTGCCTTTAGGGAGCTCAATCTTCACAGAATCACCGCAGAAGTGTATGAGTACAATGAACGTTCGCTAAAGTTACTCGAAGGCTTAGGCTTTCACAGGGAGGGAATACTCAAGGAAGCAAAATACCACGATGGACGGTACTGGGATATAATTATCTTAGGAATGCTTAGAGAAAACTGGAAAGATCGGTAA
- a CDS encoding deoxyribonuclease IV translates to MDGKDGRKELILGAHMPIGGGFARVPRETVEIGGNAFQIFPHNPRQWKAKLPSDDDVVHFLRDVKKYKLNPENFMCHAGYLVNIASPKEDIWEKSVELLIIEAKICARLGIKYLNIHPGSHLGLGEKEGIEKVARALNIVMEKEKNVQILLENVVKKGGNIGYNYAQMREIISLCKYEDRIGLTFDTCHGYDAGYDVTTKEGIRNLLEEIEREVGIKRLKFVHLNDTKNELGSQKDRHENIGNGKIGEKLEVFLSEPVFNSLPLILETPGDNPEHAEDIAKVKAIWKKIDC, encoded by the coding sequence ATGGATGGTAAAGATGGTAGAAAAGAACTGATACTTGGTGCACACATGCCCATTGGTGGTGGATTTGCAAGGGTACCAAGAGAGACCGTGGAGATAGGTGGAAACGCATTCCAAATCTTTCCTCACAATCCGCGTCAGTGGAAGGCAAAACTACCGTCTGATGACGATGTGGTTCATTTTTTGCGTGATGTTAAGAAGTACAAGCTCAACCCGGAGAATTTTATGTGTCACGCAGGCTATCTTGTAAACATAGCGAGTCCAAAGGAAGACATTTGGGAAAAGTCGGTTGAGTTACTTATCATAGAGGCGAAGATATGCGCAAGACTTGGAATAAAGTATTTGAACATACATCCGGGAAGTCATCTGGGATTGGGTGAGAAAGAGGGCATTGAAAAGGTTGCGCGCGCTTTGAACATAGTTATGGAAAAGGAAAAGAACGTCCAGATACTACTCGAGAACGTTGTTAAAAAGGGCGGGAACATAGGTTACAACTACGCACAGATGCGAGAGATAATAAGCCTTTGCAAATATGAAGACAGAATTGGATTGACCTTTGATACTTGCCACGGTTACGACGCAGGCTACGATGTAACAACAAAGGAAGGCATCAGGAACTTACTGGAGGAAATTGAACGCGAAGTGGGAATAAAAAGACTGAAATTCGTCCACCTCAACGACACGAAGAACGAACTCGGTTCGCAAAAGGACAGGCATGAGAATATAGGAAACGGCAAAATCGGCGAAAAGCTCGAAGTGTTTTTATCAGAGCCAGTTTTCAATTCACTACCGCTGATTTTAGAAACCCCCGGCGACAATCCGGAACACGCAGAGGATATAGCGAAGGTTAAGGCTATCTGGAAAAAGATAGATTGTTGA